One region of Scophthalmus maximus strain ysfricsl-2021 chromosome 13, ASM2237912v1, whole genome shotgun sequence genomic DNA includes:
- the LOC118318235 gene encoding carbohydrate sulfotransferase 12-like, whose translation MVAHRRVLLPLGLLGSIFVIMLSFKGWDKLKQSAERMHQVQEQRKQQLNEICSDDKEALSEGKRSVDDMSDKELENLLVDDTHGIIYCYIPKVACTNWKRVMFVLNQSEPYPDPMSIDDDIVHLPNKLTLLNSFPRTEMKAKLKHYTKFLFVRDPFVRIISAYRNKFHQPNELFYHDYGRDILHLYGNQSDPPHTVDEAFTLGVRPSFQNFIKYLVDPQTEKDQPFEPHWRQMHRLCHPCHIQYDFIGHQETLHEEAEQLLKLLMLQDDIKFPTSYANMTSPFSVLDWFRTVPVEDRRNLYKLYESDFRLFGYRKPDELLDGREEVMTTSHSR comes from the exons ATGGTAGCACACAGAAGAGTCCTGCTGCCCCTTGGATTACTTGGATCCATTTTTGTCATCATGTTGTCCTTTAAGGGATGGGACAAGTTAAAGCAGAGTg CAGAGAGGATGCATCAGGTGCAGGAACAGAGAAAGCAGCAGTTAAACGAAATCTGCAGTGATGACAAAGAGGCATTGTCTGAGGGGAAGCGCAGTGTAGATGATATGAGTGACAAAGAGCTGGAGAACCTCCTTGTGGATGACACTCACGGCATCATCTACTGTTACATCCCCAAG GTGGCCTGTACCAACTGGAAGAGGGTGATGTTTGTACTGAACCAGAGCGAGCCTTATCCTGATCCCATGTCCATAGATGATGACATTGTCCACCTCCCCAACAAGCTCACTCTTCTAAACAGCTTCCCAAGAACAGAGATGAAG GCAAAGCTGAAGCACTACACCAAGTTCCTGTTTGTCCGGGACCCATTTGTCCGCATCATCTCCGCTTACAGAAACAAATTCCACCAACCCAATGAGCTCTTCTATCACGACTATGGCCGAGACATTCTACATCTCTATGGCAACCAGTCTGATCCACCACATACAGTGGACGAAGCATTTACATTAGGGGTGCGCCCCTCATTTCAAAACTTTATTAAATATCTTGTGGAcccacagacagagaaggaccAGCCCTTTGAACCCCACTGGAGGCAGATGCACCGCCTGTGCCACCCCTGCCACATACA gtACGATTTCATTGGCCATCAGGAGACTCTTCATGAGGAGGCTGAACAGCTACTGAAGCTCTTAATGTTGCAGGATGACATTAAGTTCCCCACTTCCTATGCTAACATGACTTCCCCTTTTTCTGTGTTGGACTGGTTCAGAACAGTGCCTGTTGAGGACAGGAGGAATCTGTACAAGCTCTATGAGAGTGACTTCAGGTTATTTGGCTACAGAAAGCCAGATGAATTGCTTGATGGGCGAGAAGAAGTCATGACGACTTCTCATAGTCGCTAG